In Streptomyces sp. NBC_01439, the following are encoded in one genomic region:
- a CDS encoding LacI family DNA-binding transcriptional regulator, which translates to MARRPTIKDIARQAGVSESAVSFALNGRPGVSQDTRARIRRVAEELGWQPNSAARALSGERSGAVGLVLARPAHTLGVESFFLQLVSGIQEVLSAARTALLFQVVEDIDAECAVYRRWWAERRVDGVLVVDPRTSDPRPALLEGLALPAVTIGEALFPDGGAATGLEGRTGPSSAPAQDPAQDPAQASTQAQAPAPSAALSAALSSVRADDAGAMAQVLEHLYGLGHRRIVHVAGLPGLAHTVRRMESLRTEAARRGLGPDQVRSVVTDYSDAEGAAATRRVLAEPDPPTALVYDNDVMAVAGRAVAAELSIPVPGRLSIVAWDDSALCRVTHPRLTALVRDTAGFGRLAAEELLAVLAGSPPGVRISERPRLEPRESTAPPPAHT; encoded by the coding sequence ATGGCCCGCAGACCCACGATCAAGGACATCGCCCGGCAGGCCGGCGTGTCGGAGAGCGCCGTCTCCTTCGCGCTCAACGGCCGGCCGGGCGTCTCGCAGGACACCCGGGCCCGGATCCGGCGCGTCGCCGAGGAACTCGGCTGGCAGCCCAACAGTGCGGCCCGGGCCCTGTCCGGCGAACGCTCCGGAGCCGTCGGCCTGGTCCTCGCCCGGCCCGCGCACACGCTCGGCGTCGAGTCGTTCTTCCTCCAGCTCGTCTCCGGCATCCAGGAGGTCCTCTCCGCGGCCCGCACCGCCCTGTTGTTCCAGGTCGTCGAGGACATCGACGCCGAATGCGCGGTCTACCGCCGCTGGTGGGCCGAGCGACGGGTCGACGGCGTGCTCGTCGTCGACCCGCGGACCAGCGACCCGAGACCGGCGCTCCTGGAGGGACTGGCCCTGCCCGCGGTCACCATCGGCGAGGCCCTCTTCCCGGACGGCGGCGCGGCCACCGGTCTCGAGGGCAGGACAGGGCCCTCCTCGGCTCCCGCCCAGGATCCGGCCCAGGATCCGGCCCAGGCTTCCACCCAGGCCCAGGCCCCGGCTCCCTCCGCGGCTCTGTCCGCGGCTCTGTCTTCCGTCCGGGCCGACGACGCCGGCGCCATGGCACAGGTCCTCGAGCACCTGTACGGGCTCGGCCACCGCAGGATCGTGCACGTCGCCGGGCTCCCCGGCCTCGCCCACACGGTCCGCCGGATGGAGTCCCTCCGGACCGAGGCCGCACGTCGCGGCCTGGGTCCGGACCAAGTGCGCTCGGTGGTCACCGACTACTCCGACGCCGAGGGCGCGGCGGCCACGCGACGGGTCCTGGCCGAGCCGGATCCACCCACGGCGCTCGTCTACGACAACGACGTGATGGCCGTGGCCGGGCGCGCGGTCGCCGCCGAGCTGAGCATCCCGGTTCCGGGCCGGCTCTCGATCGTGGCCTGGGACGATTCCGCCCTCTGCCGGGTCACCCATCCCCGGCTCACCGCTCTCGTACGGGACACCGCCGGCTTCGGTCGGCTGGCCGCCGAGGAACTCCTGGCCGTCCTCGCGGGCAGCCCGCCCGGGGTGCGGATCAGCGAGCGGCCG